A genomic segment from Gemmatimonadota bacterium encodes:
- a CDS encoding ferredoxin family protein — protein MAYIIAEPCIDVMDKACVEVCPVDCIYEPDATDLPEDERLNMLYIHPEECIDCGACEPECPVEAIFAEEDTPDEWLEYIEINAVAFE, from the coding sequence ATGGCCTATATTATCGCAGAGCCATGCATTGATGTTATGGACAAGGCCTGTGTGGAAGTCTGTCCGGTGGACTGCATCTACGAACCCGACGCAACCGATTTGCCGGAAGATGAACGTCTCAATATGCTCTATATTCACCCCGAAGAATGCATCGACTGCGGAGCTTGTGAACCCGAATGTCCAGTTGAAGCGATCTTCGCTGAAGAAGACACGCCGGACGAATGGTTGGAGTACATCGAAATCAATGCAGTCGCCTTTGAATAG
- a CDS encoding nitrite/sulfite reductase — MATNWKEELRDLIPEDLSAEIDTFEAQIEQKKQGQIDDRVFAETRLRRGVYGQRYDNGQRFDGQVTKPLQYPSGDLLKGPDTVWDAPGMQRIKIPYGGLTTDQMDVLADIAEEYSDGILHITTRQDIQIHYVHIEDTPDLMRRLAAVGITTREACGNSIRNVTACPLSGVCHTETFDVTPYSHALANFLLGHPDCQDFGRKFKIAFSGCAQEACGLTSMHDMGMIARIKDGKRGFETYVGGGLGAVPHQAKLYSEFLPPEELLPTAQAICRVFARLGEKTNRARARIKFLVAKLGIEEFSRLVEEERKILPEDPAWTAYLDNLDSYVEEPLKIAAPLNGVARPEAFDAWAETNIYKQRQEGYVVATICLPLGDITSDQMRNLADIARKYVKDTIRATVEQNIILRWVSESDVVSLYNDLCELELAEPGAGTIVDVTACPGTDTCKLGISSSRGLAAELRTQLAQQNLQLDDAIKNFRIKISGCFNSCGQHHVADLGFYGNSRKINGYTVPHFQVVLGGQWTENAASYGLAMGAIPSKNIPAVIERITDNYVENREKDESFQAYIQRIGKKDVKDLLQGLTQVPMHEIDPSYYTDWGDTREFTIGDMGKGECAGEVVSLVQFELSGCETESFESQIYLEEGDYEAAYKTAFGAMLHAAKALVKTQFLDVPEDADVIVEEFRTRFCDTELFYNQFAGAKFANYLFRVHEEEVAEYTRDIAHQVVEEAQLFIEEAYACYGQMNVV; from the coding sequence ATGGCCACAAATTGGAAAGAAGAATTGCGCGATTTGATCCCGGAAGATCTAAGTGCTGAAATCGATACATTTGAAGCGCAGATCGAACAAAAAAAACAGGGACAAATTGACGACCGCGTCTTTGCCGAAACCCGTCTTCGCCGCGGTGTTTACGGCCAGCGATACGACAATGGACAACGCTTTGACGGCCAGGTAACCAAACCACTCCAATATCCCAGCGGCGATCTTCTCAAAGGGCCGGACACGGTCTGGGATGCGCCGGGTATGCAGCGCATCAAAATCCCTTATGGCGGTCTTACCACCGATCAAATGGATGTATTGGCCGATATAGCCGAAGAATATTCTGACGGTATATTGCACATCACCACGCGCCAGGATATTCAAATTCACTACGTACACATCGAAGACACACCCGATCTCATGCGCCGCCTCGCCGCCGTGGGCATTACCACCCGCGAAGCCTGCGGAAACTCCATCCGCAATGTCACGGCCTGTCCGCTCTCGGGCGTGTGTCACACCGAAACATTTGATGTCACGCCGTATTCTCATGCCCTCGCCAACTTCCTCCTAGGGCACCCCGACTGCCAGGACTTTGGTCGCAAATTCAAAATCGCCTTTTCCGGATGCGCCCAGGAAGCATGCGGTTTGACCAGCATGCACGACATGGGCATGATCGCGCGCATCAAAGACGGCAAACGCGGGTTCGAAACCTACGTCGGCGGCGGCTTGGGAGCCGTGCCCCACCAGGCCAAACTCTACTCGGAATTTCTGCCTCCCGAAGAGCTTTTGCCCACAGCGCAGGCAATATGCCGCGTGTTTGCCCGCCTGGGTGAAAAAACAAATCGCGCCCGTGCGCGCATCAAATTCCTCGTCGCCAAGCTCGGCATTGAAGAATTTAGTCGCCTGGTCGAAGAAGAACGCAAAATCCTGCCCGAAGACCCCGCGTGGACAGCCTATCTCGACAACCTGGACAGCTACGTAGAAGAACCCCTTAAAATCGCTGCTCCCCTCAATGGGGTTGCGCGCCCCGAAGCATTTGATGCCTGGGCGGAAACCAACATCTACAAACAACGGCAAGAAGGCTATGTGGTCGCAACAATATGTCTGCCTCTGGGAGATATCACATCCGACCAGATGCGAAACCTCGCCGATATCGCGCGCAAATACGTCAAAGACACCATTCGCGCCACCGTCGAGCAAAACATCATCCTTCGATGGGTCAGCGAATCCGATGTCGTTTCGCTCTACAATGACCTTTGTGAACTGGAATTAGCTGAACCAGGGGCTGGTACCATCGTCGATGTCACCGCCTGCCCGGGCACCGACACCTGCAAACTGGGCATTTCCTCATCGCGCGGTCTCGCTGCGGAGTTGCGCACGCAATTGGCGCAACAGAATCTCCAACTCGACGACGCCATCAAAAACTTCCGCATCAAAATCAGCGGGTGTTTTAATTCCTGCGGGCAACACCACGTAGCCGATCTCGGGTTTTACGGCAACAGCCGAAAAATCAATGGCTATACCGTACCGCACTTCCAGGTCGTACTCGGCGGACAATGGACCGAAAATGCGGCCTCTTACGGCCTGGCCATGGGCGCTATTCCCTCCAAAAATATTCCGGCCGTCATCGAACGCATCACCGACAATTATGTTGAAAACCGCGAAAAAGACGAAAGCTTCCAGGCCTATATTCAGCGTATCGGAAAAAAAGACGTCAAAGACCTGCTTCAGGGCCTCACGCAGGTTCCCATGCACGAAATAGACCCCTCCTACTATACGGACTGGGGCGATACACGCGAATTTACCATCGGCGATATGGGCAAAGGCGAATGCGCTGGCGAAGTGGTTTCACTGGTGCAATTTGAACTATCCGGCTGCGAAACCGAATCCTTTGAATCGCAGATTTACCTGGAGGAAGGCGACTACGAAGCCGCGTACAAAACGGCTTTCGGCGCGATGTTGCACGCCGCCAAAGCACTGGTCAAAACGCAGTTTCTCGACGTACCAGAAGATGCCGATGTCATCGTCGAAGAATTTCGCACGCGCTTTTGCGATACCGAGTTGTTCTACAACCAGTTTGCCGGCGCAAAATTTGCCAATTATCTCTTCCGCGTTCACGAAGAGGAAGTCGCCGAATACACCCGCGACATTGCCCATCAGGTCGTCGAAGAAGCCCAACTCTTCATCGAAGAAGCCTATGCCTGTTATGGTCAAATGAATGTGGTTTGA
- the moaA gene encoding GTP 3',8-cyclase MoaA — protein MPDLLDTLQRPIRDLRISVTDKCNFRCPYCMPAEIFGEKYEFLPKAEILTFEEITRLARIFVDLGVTKIRVTGGEPLLRRDLETLIAKLSQINGVQDLTLTTNGYLLGTKAQSLKNAGLHRLTVSLDAIDDQTFNLMSGRTHGTERVLEGIRAAEKAGFQAIKINAVVQKGINDHLVIDLAQHFHNTGHILRFIEFMDVGNRNNWNMDQVVPAAEIIDRIHTVLPLEPLDSNYIGEVAKRYRYIDGGGEIGVIASVTQPFCGDCTRARLSTDGKLYTCLFASEGTDLRDALRQGASNADLRDQIIQIWRHRADRYSEIRSEHTPATRKIEMYQIGG, from the coding sequence ATGCCCGACCTCCTCGACACATTGCAACGCCCCATCCGCGACCTGCGTATTTCGGTCACCGACAAATGCAATTTCCGCTGCCCCTATTGCATGCCCGCCGAGATTTTTGGCGAAAAATACGAATTTCTTCCCAAAGCAGAAATCCTCACCTTTGAAGAAATCACCCGCCTCGCCAGAATTTTTGTCGATCTCGGCGTCACCAAGATCCGGGTCACCGGTGGTGAGCCCCTCCTGCGCCGAGACCTCGAAACCCTCATCGCCAAGCTGTCGCAGATCAATGGCGTTCAAGATCTCACCCTCACAACCAATGGCTACCTCCTCGGCACCAAAGCACAGAGCCTCAAAAACGCCGGCCTGCACCGCCTCACCGTGAGCCTCGATGCGATTGACGACCAGACCTTTAATCTCATGAGTGGTCGCACCCATGGCACCGAGCGAGTACTCGAAGGCATCCGCGCTGCTGAAAAGGCGGGCTTTCAGGCCATAAAAATCAACGCAGTCGTTCAAAAAGGCATCAACGATCACCTCGTTATCGACCTTGCCCAACACTTCCACAACACGGGCCACATCCTGCGATTCATTGAGTTTATGGACGTGGGCAATCGCAACAACTGGAACATGGATCAGGTCGTACCTGCAGCAGAAATTATCGATCGCATTCACACCGTCTTACCCCTCGAGCCCCTTGACTCCAACTACATAGGCGAAGTCGCAAAACGCTATCGCTATATCGATGGCGGCGGTGAAATCGGCGTCATCGCCTCTGTCACGCAGCCCTTTTGTGGCGACTGTACGCGCGCCCGCTTATCCACTGACGGCAAACTCTACACCTGTCTCTTCGCCTCAGAGGGAACAGACCTGCGCGATGCCCTGCGACAAGGCGCATCCAACGCCGACCTCCGCGACCAGATCATCCAGATATGGCGCCACCGCGCGGACCGCTACTCCGAAATCCGCTCTGAACACACCCCTGCAACTCGCAAAATCGAAATGTATCAAATCGGGGGATAA
- the smc gene encoding chromosome segregation protein SMC, with translation MHLTRLQTLGFKSFAQKLDMPFQKGITCVVGPNGCGKSNVVDALRWALGEQRPRSLRSGSMGDVIFSGTRSRKPLGMAEVSLTLDNSQKVLPTEFSEVTITRRLFRSGESDYLLNKIPCRLKDIQNLLMDTGLGTQSSYVIEQGMVDEIISDNAEERRRCFEEAAGVTRYKIRRRSAWNRLIAVQQDLQRMEDWLGEIQRQVASLQRQERKARLYKTLSDELRDLEIKLARFQYFDLADQSGPLREEMVFLKEDIEISETDMTTLEAQLEEMRVELTDQDRALAEANIELSQHVERVHGKDSEILVAREELRNIHAFLERAEYQQKSLKVRLDNAQKGQKAAEQDGREAGKRLKSAEVKLEEETAKLEAEIRDLDTQRIQVDAQKSQLMDLLRQNSDQGKSLERMQAEREGIVQRKARLTQDIERVAARRQEADETANQSAEQIASVESQIAQRTEERQQQIAGRDRCIAQRDEQIESRNRLRANIEADQARVALLQKLREGFEGYSKGVRALAVDSPFSNRIQGVVADMVDVKPEYVTAIEAALGRALECLIVSNTDDARWAIDFLRQGEHGAAAFLPLERIISTNGTPRELPKGEGIVGLASDLLNPQRDIHGAVSALLRHTLIVSDAQTAIVHSGAMHAKGIEIVTLSGEVFSADGTVYGGADATSESGLIGRQQQIDDLQSAIESAQTALSKCETQLAGSLETLDKHLAQIEACDNALADLHNRRAGLQRDRQNAETEAKRQAQSVIELDRETAQLAQRESELMHLISQAEEAQTKLDAKRETLEDVVRRADEDLREKEHQRRVLQDGVAAVRVEIASLKERIESLAHEAVRQGREREAIAREIERLSGEADESQKRKQGREEGIGTASGELEVLHKQQSRIEHKRDAQAHRQHEIVMAARAIEEKLREKNRRTTQHRERLSEIQVAMAHIKERGEGIIQRLKRDYEVDIVEQGRFKDPEFNADMAEKKTHELQERMRRMGSVNLAALEEYEVQKERLEFLTHQRDDLLEAEEIVKRTITRIDRTARQRFLDTFGRIRENFQTTFQEFFEGGEADLTMPPDEDPLEAPIIITARPWGKRLQSINLLSGGERALTAIALLFAIYLVKPSPFCVLDEVDAPLDDANIARFVKVIQKFAKQSQFIVVTHNKGTMESGETLHGVTMEEPGVSRLVSVKISSDSENQVDSVDSFTEAVAQPADDD, from the coding sequence TTGCACCTGACTCGTTTGCAAACACTGGGTTTTAAGTCCTTTGCACAAAAGCTCGACATGCCCTTTCAAAAAGGCATTACATGTGTCGTGGGACCAAATGGTTGTGGCAAGTCCAACGTGGTTGATGCGCTGCGCTGGGCACTGGGCGAACAGCGCCCCCGATCTTTGCGTAGCGGCAGTATGGGAGACGTAATTTTTTCCGGTACGCGCTCGCGCAAACCCCTCGGTATGGCCGAAGTATCGCTCACACTCGATAATTCACAAAAAGTTTTACCCACCGAATTTTCCGAAGTCACCATTACCCGCCGTCTGTTCCGATCCGGCGAAAGCGACTACCTGCTCAATAAAATTCCGTGCCGCCTGAAAGACATTCAAAACTTGCTGATGGACACCGGGCTGGGCACGCAGTCTTCTTATGTTATCGAACAGGGTATGGTGGATGAAATCATCAGCGACAATGCCGAAGAACGCCGCCGGTGCTTTGAAGAAGCCGCCGGTGTGACGCGGTACAAAATTCGCCGACGATCCGCGTGGAATAGGCTCATCGCCGTTCAACAAGACCTGCAGAGAATGGAAGATTGGCTCGGAGAGATCCAGCGTCAGGTCGCATCGCTACAGCGGCAAGAGCGCAAGGCAAGGCTCTATAAAACACTGTCAGATGAATTGCGCGACCTCGAAATCAAACTGGCGAGATTCCAATACTTCGATCTGGCCGACCAATCTGGGCCGCTGCGCGAGGAAATGGTCTTTCTCAAAGAAGATATCGAAATTTCAGAAACCGACATGACCACTCTCGAGGCCCAACTCGAAGAAATGCGCGTCGAACTAACCGACCAGGATCGCGCACTGGCCGAGGCCAATATCGAGCTATCGCAACACGTCGAGCGCGTACACGGCAAAGACAGCGAGATACTCGTTGCACGCGAAGAGTTACGCAACATTCACGCATTTTTAGAACGCGCCGAGTATCAGCAAAAATCGCTCAAGGTGCGTCTTGACAACGCTCAAAAAGGCCAAAAAGCCGCCGAGCAAGACGGGCGTGAAGCCGGTAAAAGACTCAAATCCGCAGAAGTCAAACTCGAAGAGGAAACCGCCAAACTCGAAGCAGAAATCCGGGATCTGGACACACAGCGCATACAAGTCGATGCCCAAAAATCTCAGTTGATGGATCTATTGCGCCAAAATAGCGATCAGGGCAAGAGCCTCGAGCGCATGCAGGCCGAGCGCGAAGGCATTGTACAGCGCAAGGCGCGATTGACTCAGGATATTGAGCGCGTGGCTGCACGCCGCCAAGAGGCTGACGAAACTGCCAATCAGTCCGCAGAACAAATCGCCTCAGTTGAAAGTCAAATTGCCCAACGCACAGAAGAACGACAACAACAGATCGCGGGTCGTGATCGCTGTATTGCCCAGCGAGATGAACAAATCGAATCGCGCAACCGCTTGCGCGCAAATATCGAAGCCGATCAGGCGCGGGTCGCCCTCCTCCAAAAACTGAGAGAAGGCTTTGAAGGCTATTCCAAAGGCGTGCGTGCTCTGGCCGTGGATTCGCCTTTTTCCAATCGCATTCAGGGCGTTGTCGCCGACATGGTCGATGTCAAACCCGAATACGTCACCGCCATTGAAGCCGCGCTGGGGCGTGCACTGGAATGTTTGATCGTCAGCAATACCGACGACGCGCGTTGGGCCATTGACTTTCTCAGACAAGGAGAGCACGGAGCCGCTGCATTCTTGCCCCTCGAACGCATCATCTCCACCAATGGCACACCTCGCGAATTACCCAAAGGAGAGGGAATTGTCGGGCTGGCAAGCGATCTGTTAAATCCACAGCGTGATATACACGGTGCCGTATCTGCGCTGCTGCGCCACACCCTGATTGTAAGCGATGCACAAACCGCGATTGTTCACAGCGGTGCCATGCATGCTAAAGGCATTGAAATTGTGACACTCAGCGGCGAAGTTTTTTCCGCAGATGGCACGGTATATGGCGGTGCAGATGCAACCTCAGAATCGGGCCTCATTGGTCGCCAGCAACAAATTGACGACCTCCAGTCGGCCATAGAATCCGCCCAAACTGCACTCTCAAAGTGCGAAACACAACTGGCTGGCTCGCTCGAAACACTCGACAAACACCTCGCGCAAATCGAAGCCTGCGATAACGCATTGGCCGATTTGCACAACCGCCGTGCGGGCCTTCAAAGAGACCGACAAAACGCCGAAACAGAAGCCAAACGCCAGGCTCAGTCAGTGATAGAACTCGACCGGGAAACCGCACAACTCGCACAGCGAGAAAGCGAATTGATGCATTTGATTTCCCAGGCAGAAGAGGCGCAAACAAAGCTCGATGCCAAACGCGAGACCCTCGAAGACGTGGTTCGCCGTGCAGATGAAGACTTGCGCGAAAAAGAACACCAGCGGCGCGTACTTCAAGATGGCGTCGCTGCTGTGCGCGTGGAAATTGCCTCTTTGAAAGAACGCATCGAAAGCCTCGCACACGAAGCTGTGCGCCAGGGTCGAGAGCGCGAAGCCATTGCCCGCGAAATCGAGCGATTGTCCGGCGAGGCCGATGAAAGCCAAAAACGCAAACAAGGACGCGAAGAAGGTATCGGAACAGCGTCGGGCGAACTGGAGGTCCTGCACAAGCAACAATCCCGCATTGAGCACAAACGCGATGCACAAGCGCACAGACAACACGAAATCGTGATGGCAGCGCGCGCCATTGAAGAAAAGCTGCGGGAAAAAAATCGCCGCACAACACAACACCGCGAGCGTTTAAGCGAAATTCAAGTCGCCATGGCGCATATCAAAGAGCGCGGCGAGGGAATTATCCAACGCCTCAAGCGCGATTACGAAGTCGATATTGTCGAACAGGGGCGTTTTAAGGATCCCGAATTTAACGCGGATATGGCAGAAAAAAAGACCCACGAACTGCAAGAGCGTATGCGGCGCATGGGATCTGTCAACCTGGCGGCGCTCGAAGAGTACGAAGTTCAAAAAGAACGTCTTGAATTTCTCACGCACCAGCGCGACGACCTTCTGGAGGCCGAGGAAATCGTCAAGCGCACCATCACGCGCATCGACCGCACGGCGCGCCAGCGCTTTCTCGATACCTTTGGCCGCATTCGAGAAAATTTCCAGACCACATTCCAGGAATTTTTTGAAGGCGGCGAAGCCGACCTGACCATGCCCCCCGACGAAGATCCCCTCGAGGCACCCATCATCATCACAGCGCGCCCATGGGGCAAACGCCTGCAGAGCATTAACCTGCTTTCGGGCGGCGAACGCGCCCTGACGGCTATTGCCCTTCTCTTTGCAATTTACCTGGTCAAACCCAGTCCCTTTTGCGTCCTCGACGAAGTCGATGCGCCTCTTGATGATGCCAATATCGCGCGCTTTGTAAAAGTCATCCAAAAATTCGCCAAACAATCGCAGTTCATCGTTGTCACCCACAACAAAGGGACGATGGAATCTGGCGAAACCCTGCACGGCGTGACCATGGAAGAACCCGGCGTCTCCAGGCTCGTTTCCGTCAAAATATCCAGCGACAGCGAAAACCAGGTCGATAGTGTTGACTCGTTCACCGAAGCCGTGGCACAACCCGCAGATGATGATTGA